One part of the Mustelus asterias unplaced genomic scaffold, sMusAst1.hap1.1 HAP1_SCAFFOLD_4274, whole genome shotgun sequence genome encodes these proteins:
- the smyd4 gene encoding protein-lysine N-methyltransferase SMYD4 yields the protein MVNLDRLGYRVNLFLSLASSEDEAILEQLSAHCSTQKDPKTELDFKQQGNARFRVKDYVQAVALYSKGLRHSCAASPQAALLYANRSAALYHLQRYQECLEDIRRAREHGYPQQLEHKILARHTSCLHHLGIPDTALGPQSGGDLRDGGGQSARATALPSVGAHSQSRDCPGVQSAAAAILCEVSPALILHSDTLRGRHLVATEELRPGEILLQEEAFAAVLIPGGRGKELPPNEDLYCHHCLGQTDLPLPCPTCSFSSYCSELCRQSAWHQYHWLECCLGGLLLALGTFAHLALRTVLVAGMQEVARAQNGGDQYLGEQRSKREDPDHRTGQTGCSGAGGYSGKADWMSRDGPSRYKMIHSLLPHTEQQKPKHRFLCAFTAAAVCRAIRQRGLEPQLLSEELELESAQGQRLSTLGVALLQHMLQLQCNGQAITALRDTGVGNSHVAEMEEVRIATAFYSGMSLLNHSCDPNTSITFRNTTITVRASRPIPAGQEVLHCYGPHWSRMAVKERQRALCLQYFFQCWCTACVSEEKEAAGTDSLLTQYLCSHCGFTLQDTEEADCRCSNRSCGHLVSKLSLTQQVQQIISKMDIARGLSIENPDAAFQILSECQQTAQNLLSSQHPVQGEIEDCLAQLHASQADWSAAARHLRRSCELVGAQFGDRSVELAKQLFKLAQTLFNG from the exons ATGGTTAATTTGGACAGATTGGGTTATCGGGTTAACCTTTTCCTTTCTCTGGCCAGCTCGGAAGATGAAGCAATTCTCGAGCAGCTGAGTGCCCACTGCTCGACACAAAAAGATCCCAAAACTGAGCTGGACTTTAAgcagcaggggaacgctcggttCAGAGTGAAGGACTACGTTCAGGCTGTGGCCTTGTATTCCAAG GGTCTCCGTCACAGTTGTGCAGCTTCCCCTCAGGCAGCCCTGCTCTATGCCAACCGCTCAGCGGCACTGTACCATCTGCAGCGTTACCAG GAATGTTTAGAGGATATCCGGAGAGCTCGGGAACATGGTTATCCACAGCAACTGGAACATAAAATCCTGGCACGTCACACATCCTGTTTACACCACCTTGGAATTCCCGATACGGCCTTGGGTCCGCAAAGCGGAGGGGATCTCCGTGACGGAGGGGGTCAGAGCGCTCGAGCCACAGCCTTGCCCAGTGTCGGGGCGCACTCCCAATCCCGAGACTGCCCCGGTGTACAGAGTGCCGCCGCCGCCATCCTGTGTGAAGTATCTCCGGCTCTCATCTTGCACTCGGACACTCTCAGGGGCCGCCACCTGGTTGCGACTGAGGAGCTGAGGCCAGGGGAGATCCTGCTCCAGGAGGAGGCATTTGCAGCTGTGTTGATTCCTGGCGGGAGAGGAAAAGAGTTACCCCCCAATGAGGATCTCTACTGCCACCACTGCTTAGGCCAGACTGACCTCCCGCTGCCCTGCCCGACCTGCAGCTTCAGTAGTTACTGCAGCGAGCTGTGCCGACAGTCCGCTTGGCATCAGTATCACTGGTTAGAATGCTGCCTCGGGGGCCTTCTCCTGGCACTGGGCACTTTCGCCCACCTTGCCCTCCGCACTGTCCTGGTTGCGGGCATGCAGGAGGTGGCAAGAGCGCAGAATGGAGGTGACCAGTATCTGGGTGAACAGCGGAGCAAGAGGGAGGACCCTGACCACAGGACGGGACAAACAGGTTGCAGTGGAGCTGGAGGGTACTCAGGGAAAGCTGACTGGATGTCCAGGGATGGTCCGAGCCGTTATAAGATGATCCACAGTCTCCTGCCACACACCGAGCAACAGAAACCCAAGCACCGCTTCCTGTGTGCCTTCACCGCGGCTGCTGTGTGCCGGGCGATCAGGCAAAGGGGGCTGGAGCCACAGCTGCTGAGTGAGGAGCTGGAACTGGAGAGTGCACAGGGCCAGAGGCTCAGCACACTGGGGGTGGCATTGCTCCAACACATGCTGCAGCTGCAATGTAATGGCCAGGCGATCACAGCACTCCGAGACACGG GAGTCGGAAATTCCCATGTGGCAGAGATGGAAGAGGTCAGGATTGCGACTGCTTTCTACTCTGGAATGAGTCTACTCAACCACTCGTGTGACCCCAACACCAGCATCACATTCCGTAACACCACTATCACTGTGAGAGCATCGCGACCCATCCCAGCGGGACAGGAAGTGCTGCATTGCTACG GTCCACACTGGAGCCggatggcagtgaaggaacggcagcgAGCCCTTTGTCTCCAATACTTCTTCCAGTGTTGGTGCACTGCATGTGTTAGTGAGGAGAAGGAAGCAGCTGGGACAGACTCCCTGCTCACTCAGTATCTTTGCTCTCACTGTGGGTTTACTCTACAG GACACGGAGGAAGCAGACTGTAGATGTTCAAACAGGTCCTGTGGTCACCTGGTCTccaaactctctctcactcaacaagTGCAACAAATAATCAGCAAGATGGATATCGCGAGGGGATTGAGCATCGAGAACCCAG ATGCTGCTTTTCAAATCCTCTCCGAGTGCCAGCAGACAGCGCAGAACCTCTTGTCCAGTCAGCACCCAGTTCAAGGAGAGATCGAGGACTGCCTGGCACAGCTTCACGCATCTCAGG